The following are encoded in a window of Lagenorhynchus albirostris chromosome 3, mLagAlb1.1, whole genome shotgun sequence genomic DNA:
- the HOMER3 gene encoding homer protein homolog 3 isoform X1 encodes MGPETARAAAATAQTKARAVRRAARRARAPEPASERGARLRGLGAAGPHPPSARTLAGCRAGRRPSQLFLPSPWLSLGAHPDKPDQCPQPGSSPSSAHGRTCSRSTRPPSGTGSPRANTHSLSPTFTMPPATSTESSALGAIINSTVTPNMTFTKTSQKFGQWADSRANTVYGLGFASEQHLTQFAEKFQEVKEAARLAREKSQDGGELTSPALGLTAHQVPPSPLVSSNGPGDEKLFRSQSADAPGPAERERLRKMLSEGSVGEVQWEAEFFALQDSNNKLAGALREANAAAAQWRQQLEAQRAEAERLRQRVAELEAQAATAESPAVSEKEGPGQSLEQLEALVQTKDQEIQTLKSQTGGPREAPDSAEREETQQKVQELETRNAELEHQLRATERSLEEARVERERARAEVGRAAQLLDVRLFELSELREGLARLAEGTP; translated from the exons ATGGGACCGGAGAcggcgcgggcggcggcggcgacggcgcAGACAAAGGCGCGGGCGGTGCGGAGGGCGGCGCGGAGGGCGCGGGCCCCGGAGCCAGCGAGCGAGCGGGGCGCCCGTCTGCGGGGACTCGGCGCCGCGGGGCCGCACCCGCCTAGCGCCCGGACACTTGCGGGGTGCAGAGCCGGCAGG AGGCCAAGCCAGCTGTTCCTACCATCCCCCTGGCTGTCCCTTGGAGCCCACCCAGACAAGCCTGACCAATGTCCACAGCCAG GGAGCAGCCCATCTTCAGCACACGGGCGCACGTGTTCCAGATCGACCCGGCCACCAAGCGGAACTGGATCCCCGCGGGCAAACACGCACTCACTGTCTCCTACTTTTACGATGCCACCCGCAACGTCTACCGAATCATCAGCCTTGGGG GCCATCATCAACAGCACTGTCACCCCCAACATGACATTTACCAAAACGTCCCAGAAGTTCGGGCAGTGGGCAGACAGTCGCGCCAACACCGTCTATGGCCTTGGCTTTGCCTCTGAGCAGCATCTGACTCAG TTTGCCGAGAAGTTCCAGGAAGTGAAGGAAGCAGCGAGGCTGGCACGGGAGAAATCTCAGGATGGGGGAGAGCTCACCAGTCCAGCCCTGGGGCTCACTGCCCACCAG GTGCCCCCGAGCCCCCTCGTCAGCTCCAACGGCCCCGGCGACGAGAAGCTATTCCGCAGCCAGAGCGCGGACGCTCCCGGCCCCGCTGAGCGCGAGCGGCTCAGAAAGATGCTGTCCGAGGG CTCGGTGGGCGAGGTGCAGTGGGAGGCCGAGTTCTTCGCGCTTCAGGACAGTAACAACAAGTTGGCGGGCGCCCTGCGAGAGGCCAACGCCGCCGCCGCCCAGTGGAGGCAGCAGCTGGAGGCCCAGCGCGCAGAGGCCGAGAGGCTGCGACAGCGG GTGGCTGAGCTGGAGGCCCAGGCTGCCACCGCCGAGTCACCCGCGGTCAGTGAGAAGGAGGGACCGGGCCAGTCGCTGGAGCAGCTGGAGGCACTAGTGCAAACTAAGGACCAG GAGATCCAGACGCTGAAGAGCCAGACCGGTGGTCCCCGTGAGGCCCCAGACAGCGCCGAGCGTGAGGAGACACAGCAGAAGGTGCAG GAACTGGAGACCCGAAACGCGGAGCTGGAGCACCAGCTGCGGGCAACGGAGCGCAGCCTGGAGGAGGCACGGGTAGAGCGGGAGCGGGCACGGGCCGAGGTGGGCCGGGCCGCGCAGCTGCTGGACGTCAGGCTGTTTGAGCTGAGCGAGCTGCGGGAGGGCCTGGCCCGCCTGGCCGAGGGCACGCCCTGA
- the HOMER3 gene encoding homer protein homolog 3 isoform X2: MSTAREQPIFSTRAHVFQIDPATKRNWIPAGKHALTVSYFYDATRNVYRIISLGGAKAIINSTVTPNMTFTKTSQKFGQWADSRANTVYGLGFASEQHLTQFAEKFQEVKEAARLAREKSQDGGELTSPALGLTAHQVPPSPLVSSNGPGDEKLFRSQSADAPGPAERERLRKMLSEGSVGEVQWEAEFFALQDSNNKLAGALREANAAAAQWRQQLEAQRAEAERLRQRVAELEAQAATAESPAVSEKEGPGQSLEQLEALVQTKDQEIQTLKSQTGGPREAPDSAEREETQQKVQELETRNAELEHQLRATERSLEEARVERERARAEVGRAAQLLDVRLFELSELREGLARLAEGTP; the protein is encoded by the exons ATGTCCACAGCCAG GGAGCAGCCCATCTTCAGCACACGGGCGCACGTGTTCCAGATCGACCCGGCCACCAAGCGGAACTGGATCCCCGCGGGCAAACACGCACTCACTGTCTCCTACTTTTACGATGCCACCCGCAACGTCTACCGAATCATCAGCCTTGGGGGTGCCAAG GCCATCATCAACAGCACTGTCACCCCCAACATGACATTTACCAAAACGTCCCAGAAGTTCGGGCAGTGGGCAGACAGTCGCGCCAACACCGTCTATGGCCTTGGCTTTGCCTCTGAGCAGCATCTGACTCAG TTTGCCGAGAAGTTCCAGGAAGTGAAGGAAGCAGCGAGGCTGGCACGGGAGAAATCTCAGGATGGGGGAGAGCTCACCAGTCCAGCCCTGGGGCTCACTGCCCACCAG GTGCCCCCGAGCCCCCTCGTCAGCTCCAACGGCCCCGGCGACGAGAAGCTATTCCGCAGCCAGAGCGCGGACGCTCCCGGCCCCGCTGAGCGCGAGCGGCTCAGAAAGATGCTGTCCGAGGG CTCGGTGGGCGAGGTGCAGTGGGAGGCCGAGTTCTTCGCGCTTCAGGACAGTAACAACAAGTTGGCGGGCGCCCTGCGAGAGGCCAACGCCGCCGCCGCCCAGTGGAGGCAGCAGCTGGAGGCCCAGCGCGCAGAGGCCGAGAGGCTGCGACAGCGG GTGGCTGAGCTGGAGGCCCAGGCTGCCACCGCCGAGTCACCCGCGGTCAGTGAGAAGGAGGGACCGGGCCAGTCGCTGGAGCAGCTGGAGGCACTAGTGCAAACTAAGGACCAG GAGATCCAGACGCTGAAGAGCCAGACCGGTGGTCCCCGTGAGGCCCCAGACAGCGCCGAGCGTGAGGAGACACAGCAGAAGGTGCAG GAACTGGAGACCCGAAACGCGGAGCTGGAGCACCAGCTGCGGGCAACGGAGCGCAGCCTGGAGGAGGCACGGGTAGAGCGGGAGCGGGCACGGGCCGAGGTGGGCCGGGCCGCGCAGCTGCTGGACGTCAGGCTGTTTGAGCTGAGCGAGCTGCGGGAGGGCCTGGCCCGCCTGGCCGAGGGCACGCCCTGA
- the DDX49 gene encoding probable ATP-dependent RNA helicase DDX49, translated as MAGFAELGLSSWLVEQCRQLGLKQPTPVQLGCIPAILEGRDCLGCAKTGSGKTAAFVLPILQKLSEDPYGIFCLVLTPTRELAYQIAEQFRVLGKPLGLKDCIIVGGMDMVAQALELSRKPHVVIATPGRLADHLRSSNTFSIKKIRFLVMDEADRLLEQGCTDFTVDLETILAAVPTRRQTLLFSATLTDTLRELQGLATNQPFFWEAQAPVRTVEQLDQRYLLVPEKVKDAYLVHLIQNFQDEHEDWSIIIFTNTCKTCQILCMMLRKFNFPTVALHSMMKQKERFAALSKFKSSIYRILIATDVASRGLDIPTVQVVINHNTPGLPKIYIHRVGRTARAGRQGQAITLVTQYDIHLVHAIEEQIKKKLEEFSVEEPEVLQILTQVNVVRRECEIKLEAANFDEKKEINKRKQMILEGKDPDLEAKRKAELAKIKQKNRRFKEKVEQALQRQKASGAGHRGCPSRAQPEACLSPAPAQGPA; from the exons ATGGCTGGCTTTGCGGAGCTTGGGCTGTCATCCTGGCTCGTGGAACAATGTCGGCAGCTAGGTTTGAAGCAGCCCACGCCCGTGCAGCTCGGCTGCATTCCCGCCATCCTGGAAG GTCGGGACTGCCTGGGCTGTGCCAAGACAGGCAGTGGCAAGACGGCAGCGTTTGTCCTGCCCATCTTGCAGAAGCTGTCTGAGGATCCCTATGGCATCTTCTGCCTCGTCCTGACACCCACCAG GGAGCTGGCCTACCAGATCGCAGAGCAGTTCCGGGTCCTGGGGAAGCCTCTGGGCTTGAAAGACTGCATCATTGTCGGCGGCATGG ACATGGTGGCCCAGGCCTTGGAGCTCTCCCGGAAACCACATGTGGTCATCGCCACACCAGGGCGCCTGGCTGACCACCTCCGCAGCTCCAATACCTTCAGCATAAAGAAGATTCGCTTCCTG GTGATGGATGAGGCGGACCGGCTGTTGGAGCAGGGCTGCACTGACTTCACCGTGGACCTGGAGACCATCCTGGCGGCTGTGCCGACCCGCAGGCAGACGCTGCTCTTCAGTGCCACGCTGACCGACACGCTGAGAGAGCTGCAGGGCCTGGCCACCAACCAGCCCTTCTTCTGGGAGGCTCAGGCCCC TGTGCGCACAGTAGAACAGCTGGACCAGCGCTACCTGCTAGTGCCTGAGAAGGTCAAGGATGCCTACCTGGTCCACCTGATCCAGAACTTCCAGGACGAGCACGAGGACTGGTCCATCATCATCTTCACCAACACATGCAA GACCTGTCAGATTCTGTGTATGATGCTGCGCAAATTCAACTTCCCCACCGTGGCTTTGCATTCCATGATGAAACAG AAAGAACGCTTTGCCGCCCTGTCCAAGTTCAAGTCCAGCATCTACCGGATCCTGATCGCGACAGATGTGGCCTCCCG GGGCCTGGACATTCCCACGGTACAGGTGGTCATCAACCACAACACCCCCGGGCTCCCGAAGATCTACATCCACCGAGTCGGCCGGACAGCCCGTGCAG GGCGGCAGGGACAGGCCATCACACTGGTGACGCAGTATGACATCCACTTGGTACACGCCATCGAGGAGCAGATCA AGAAGAAGCTGGAGGAGTTCTCGGTGGAGGAACCTGAGGTGCTACAGATCCTCACACAGGTCAACGTGGTGCGGAGGGAGTGTGAGATT aAACTGGAGGCAGCCAACTTTgatgaaaagaaagagattaaTAAGCGGAAGCAGATGATCCTGGAGGGGAAG GATCCCGACCtggaggccaagcgcaaggccgAGCTGGCCAAAATCAAGCAGAAGAACCGGCGCTTCAAGGAGAAAGTGGAGCAGGCACTGCAGCGGCAGAAGGCCAGCGGGGCTGGCCACAGGGGGTGTCCATCCAGGGCCCAGCCTGAGGCCTGCTTGTCCCCAGCACCCGCTCAGGGCCCGGCCTGA